Proteins co-encoded in one Desulfitibacter alkalitolerans DSM 16504 genomic window:
- a CDS encoding IS1634 family transposase — translation MSYRLDIRNQKKGTYLVIEEKYRDKEKKQARTKHHKTLGYVHDLQKEFPDPIAHFNEVVAQMNTEKKENKKLTLEIDLNEKLPEESHARYNMGYAVIMKIYHELELDRFFNNKARHEAFKYNTNSIMTLLTIARILHPSSKKRAYEYKDMFFERFDFELHDIYRALSYFSKISLECQQFISDQIHAKFGRNTTLMYFDVTNFHFEIDKPDDMRKYGKEKNNRPDPIVQMALAMDADGIPLYYKLFPGNTHDTKTFIPAFKDVCVRFAPGRVIAVADMGCTSSDNIFFLKGGDRDKRVNGYVFSFSIRKGSEKFKEYVLDDDGYTDENGKTLKKDFDYKVKSRIEVREIQVTMKNGSKKSMLIDEKQVVYWSEKYARKARAEREETIKKALDIIANPKNHNKSTAHGAAAYIKNIAFDKKTGEIYEKPGKMLIYDEEKAAEDAKYDGYYCLITSELEMHQQRVIEIYRGLSDIEDNFKVSKSDLDIRPVHVSREDRINAHVLTCFISLVILRLVQKKTNYKFTPEQIINCLNNISCSLEHTNLYIFDYRSNISDYIGKTFGIDFSNKRLRLSEIKNILATSKK, via the coding sequence ATGTCTTATAGACTTGATATTAGAAATCAAAAAAAGGGAACCTACTTAGTTATTGAAGAAAAGTATAGGGACAAAGAGAAAAAGCAAGCTAGAACCAAGCATCATAAGACTTTAGGATATGTACATGATTTGCAAAAAGAATTTCCTGACCCGATTGCCCACTTCAATGAAGTTGTTGCTCAAATGAATACTGAAAAGAAGGAAAACAAAAAACTTACACTAGAAATTGATTTGAATGAAAAACTTCCGGAAGAATCACATGCTCGATATAATATGGGCTACGCTGTAATCATGAAAATATATCATGAGTTGGAATTAGACCGGTTTTTCAACAATAAAGCGAGACACGAGGCCTTTAAATATAACACGAATTCAATTATGACACTTTTAACCATAGCTCGTATTTTACATCCTTCATCTAAAAAGAGAGCTTATGAATACAAGGATATGTTCTTTGAACGTTTTGACTTTGAGCTGCATGATATATACCGTGCATTATCATATTTCTCAAAGATAAGTTTGGAATGTCAACAATTCATCAGCGATCAGATTCATGCAAAATTCGGCAGGAACACCACTCTCATGTACTTTGATGTTACAAACTTCCACTTTGAGATTGATAAACCAGATGATATGCGCAAGTATGGAAAGGAAAAAAACAACCGTCCTGATCCCATTGTGCAGATGGCCTTAGCCATGGATGCAGATGGGATACCTCTGTATTACAAGCTGTTTCCCGGCAATACCCACGATACTAAGACCTTTATTCCTGCCTTTAAAGATGTATGTGTAAGATTTGCCCCCGGAAGGGTTATCGCTGTTGCAGATATGGGTTGTACATCATCCGATAATATTTTTTTCCTCAAAGGAGGTGACAGGGATAAGCGTGTAAATGGTTATGTATTCAGCTTTTCAATCCGCAAAGGCTCAGAAAAATTTAAGGAATACGTTCTGGATGATGATGGTTACACAGACGAGAACGGCAAGACGTTAAAGAAGGACTTTGACTACAAGGTTAAGTCACGTATTGAAGTCCGGGAAATCCAGGTGACTATGAAAAATGGCTCTAAAAAAAGTATGCTGATAGACGAAAAACAGGTGGTATATTGGAGTGAAAAATATGCAAGAAAGGCACGAGCAGAAAGAGAAGAAACCATAAAAAAGGCACTTGATATCATAGCTAATCCCAAAAATCATAATAAGAGTACAGCTCATGGTGCAGCAGCATACATTAAAAACATTGCCTTCGATAAAAAGACCGGAGAAATATATGAAAAACCAGGTAAGATGTTGATATACGATGAAGAGAAAGCTGCAGAAGACGCTAAATATGACGGATATTACTGCTTAATAACCAGTGAGCTGGAAATGCATCAACAACGTGTAATTGAGATTTATCGAGGATTGTCTGATATTGAAGACAATTTTAAGGTTTCTAAAAGCGATTTGGATATTCGACCGGTTCATGTTTCCCGTGAGGACCGGATAAATGCACATGTCCTTACTTGCTTTATTTCCCTAGTCATTTTGCGCCTTGTTCAAAAGAAAACCAACTACAAGTTTACGCCTGAACAGATTATTAACTGTCTTAATAACATTAGTTGTAGTCTTGAACATACAAACCTTTACATATTTGATTATCGTAGTAATATTTCAGATTATATCGGCAAAACTTTTGGTATTGATTTTTCAAACAAAAGACTCCGCCTTAGCGAAATAAAAAATATTTTGGCAACCTCAAAAAAATAA